A single region of the Xenopus laevis strain J_2021 chromosome 4L, Xenopus_laevis_v10.1, whole genome shotgun sequence genome encodes:
- the ccdc71.L gene encoding coiled-coil domain-containing protein 71, whose protein sequence is MNLEVAHMEEKAVHSWSRISSAGKRAFEEALRVFNPVSKDLTDTETQLVTFLQGLREEGFQPTILSSKDVYGYNSTTADAPPSVSKCPPKNASKAQSKSTSKTSSTPVNISVHSSKVTKDSSESSTNLLLQSLNQEKTDNSNVSSTTNMHPGVYPAMRLSVVLETLVPLNETASSLESKFNQHSIVVASKGMVSKCTSEMVDAKAYQCLLKNATDLENHIGPLNGKPLKGPNGKVLKENNASKASGILNGQNVISSSKNFNCLVQTKHNSKVQKDLFGKAQPLGGQNLHSATCKKRKLANDIQDHHSSKINDSASLDKQATFSKEKLDSLRSKVIKVDRSFSDDELRRRAQNILQVDLSPVIRIHPLSLTIS, encoded by the coding sequence ATGAACCTTGAGGTGGCCCATATGGAGGAAAAGGCAGTGCACTCTTGGTCAAGAATTTCATCTGCAGGAAAAAGGGCTTTTGAAGAAGCCTTGAGAGTTTTCAACCCAGTGTCAAAAGACTTGACAGACACTGAGACACAGTTGGTGACCTTCCTCCAAGGCCTTCGAGAAGAAGGCTTTCAGCCAACCATCCTGAGCAGCAAGGATGTATATGGTTATAATTCCACAACTGCAGATGCTCCTCCATCTGTCTCCAAATGTCCACCAAAGAATGCCTCTAAAGCTCAATCAAAAAGCACAAGCAAAACATCAAGTACACCAGTGAATATCTCTGTACACTCTTCTAAAGTCACGAAAGATTCTTCTGAAAGCTCTACAAATCTTTTGTTGCAATCTTTAAACCAGGAGAAGACTGATAACTCAAATGTGTCATCCACAACCAATATGCATCCTGGTGTTTACCCTGCAATGAGATTGTCTGTTGTCCTTGAAACCCTTGTACCGTTAAACGAAACTGCATCATCTTTGGAGTCAAAATTTAATCAACACTCTATAGTTGTTGCCTCTAAGGGAATGGTCTCCAAATGTACATCAGAAATGGTAGATGCCAAAGCCTATCAGTGTTTGCTAAAAAATGCAACAGATCTGGAAAACCATATTGGCCCTCTAAATGGAAAACCCCTGAAAGGACCCAATGGCAAAGTATTAAAAGAGAACAATGCTAGCAAAGCCTCTGGGATACTGAATGGGCAAAATGTAATTAGTTCTTCCAAGAACTTCAATTGTTTGGTTCAGACAAAACACAACtctaaagtacagaaagatctttttGGTAAAGCCCAACCTTTAGGTGGCCAGAACTTACACAGTGCTACCTGCAAAAAGAGAAAGTTAGCCAATGACATTCAGGACCATCACTCCAGTAAAATAAATGACTCTGCTTCTTTGGATAAACAAGCCACATTTAGCAAGGAAAAACTGGATTCACTCAGATCTAAAGTCATAAAAGTGGACAGATCATTTTCTGATGACGAGCTAAGGAGAAGAGCCCAAAACATTCTCCAAGTGGACCTCTCCCCTGTTATCAGAATCCACCCCTTGTCACTAACAATCTCTTAA